The nucleotide window CAACTACAACTGCATCACCTACTGTATCTTCAACTACAACATCATCACCAGTAACTACAAATTCCAAAACAACTTCAGCCTCAACATCTACAGTAGCCACTCTAACAACACTTCCAACAACTAGTGCATCATCTACTGAAGCATCAACTAGCACTTCATCTCCTGTTACCACAGATAGTCAAACAACAGGTTCAACCTCAACACCACATGCAACCTCTGAAACAACACCATCACCTACCACGGCATCATCTAGTGCAGAATCAACTATTACTTCATCTGTTGAAACTACAGTAAGTCAAACAACAACTTTAGCCTCAACAGCTACAGAAAACTCTCCAACAACACCTTCAAGTATTTCACAATCCTCTAGTGCAGTTTCAACTACAACCTCATCTCAGACCACCACTTCTGCATCAACAACTTTGGAAACATCCACAGCATCACCTACAACTACAACTGCATCACCTACTGTATCTTCAACTACCACTTCATCACCAGTAACTACAAATTCAGAAACAACTTCAGCCTCAACATCTACAGTAACCACTCCAACAACACTTTCAAAGACCAATGCATCATCTACTGAAGTATCAACTAGCACTTCATCTCCTTTTACCACAGATAGTCAAACAAGAGCTTTAACCTCAACACCAGGTGCAACCTCTGAAATAAGAACATCACCCTCAGCACCACCTGCAGCCTCTGAAACAACACTATTACCTACCATTGCATCATCTAGTGAAGCATCAACTAGTACATCATCTGTTGAAACTACAGTAGGTCAAACAACGCCTATAGCCTCAACATCTATAGAAACTTCTCCAACAACACCTTCAAGTTCTTCACAATCCTCTAGTGCAGTTTCAACTACAACTTCATCTCACACCACCACTTCTGCTTCAACATCTTTAGA belongs to Polypterus senegalus isolate Bchr_013 unplaced genomic scaffold, ASM1683550v1 scaffold_116, whole genome shotgun sequence and includes:
- the LOC120519949 gene encoding cell wall protein DAN4-like; translation: STATENSPTTPSSTSQSSSAVSTTTSASTSLETSTASPTTTTASPTVSSTTTSSPVTTNSKTTSASTSTVATLTTLPTTSASSTEASTSTSSPVTTDSQTTGSTSTPHATSETTPSPTTASSSAESTITSSVETTVSQTTTLASTATENSPTTPSSISQSSSAVSTTTSSQTTTSASTTLETSTASPTTTTASPTVSSTTTSSPVTPAPNSLSVSPTHESTSLLSVSTQSSTTTSTGNLGFRFLMFFCH